From a single Solenopsis invicta isolate M01_SB chromosome 6, UNIL_Sinv_3.0, whole genome shotgun sequence genomic region:
- the LOC105193884 gene encoding uncharacterized protein LOC105193884 isoform X1, which translates to MKNQNKKCKRCSNNKFSNSNKARNRTILKSNIKEELIYNRRNKKFKYMITDARYIRRNQALLDEFVIYSILNTGIDMKLGVAASLIARSVLALYNQLVANRAKNPYINEWQNSGENIIVLRGYHHKHLKYLEKETQFVALDKHVMCHRWLDNHIMMVLSLFGRREDFEDIFDKLCVW; encoded by the exons ATGAAAAATCAGAACAAGAAATGCAAAAGATGTtccaataataaatttagtaattcaaaTAAAGCACGAAACag AACAATattgaaatcaaatattaaagaggaacttatatataatagaagaaacaaaaaatttaagtacatgATCACCGATGCTAGATATATCAGACGAAATCAAGCTCTACTTGatgaatttgttatttattcaatacttAATACTGGCATTGATATGAAACTAGGAGTAGCAGCAAGTTTG atTGCACGTAGTGTACTTGCACTTTATAATCAATTAGTAGCAAATCGAGCAAAGAATCCTTATATCAATGAGTGGCAGAATTCCgg ggaaaatataattgttttgcgAGGATATcatcataaacatttaaaatatcttgaGAAAGAAACGCAGTTTGTGGCTCTCGATAAACATGTCATGTGTCATCGATGGCTTGACAATCATATAATGATGGTTTTATCACTATTCGGACGAAGGGAAGATTTCGAGGACATCTTCGACAAACTCTGTGTTTGGTGA
- the LOC105193884 gene encoding uncharacterized protein LOC105193884 isoform X2, with product MKNQNKKCKRCSNNKFSNSNKARNRTILKSNIKEELIYNRRNKKFKYMITDARYIRRNQALLDEFVIYSILNTGIDMKLGVAASLIARSVLALYNQLVANRAKNPYINEWQNSGFGGLLNTKIKLKLKNF from the exons ATGAAAAATCAGAACAAGAAATGCAAAAGATGTtccaataataaatttagtaattcaaaTAAAGCACGAAACag AACAATattgaaatcaaatattaaagaggaacttatatataatagaagaaacaaaaaatttaagtacatgATCACCGATGCTAGATATATCAGACGAAATCAAGCTCTACTTGatgaatttgttatttattcaatacttAATACTGGCATTGATATGAAACTAGGAGTAGCAGCAAGTTTG atTGCACGTAGTGTACTTGCACTTTATAATCAATTAGTAGCAAATCGAGCAAAGAATCCTTATATCAATGAGTGGCAGAATTCCgg atttggaGGATTgctgaatacaaaaataaagttaaaacttaaaaatttttaa
- the LOC105193882 gene encoding uncharacterized protein LOC105193882 isoform X2, with amino-acid sequence MLAIIPFLACYVTWTVANSVSADFDCTISVQYKVGDLMEPQPLLLKRDGKRATIWYPDNDNGTLKILAGDSIYLACPGKDNYLKNRSWGNEVKAVCVEGKVFDVNGVHQYFSSLVCKYHAEHHAKYTDSPPCLGRHSPIEVGFNVSGTFIRTIELCRDEKTYRTYYTKFKMTKMIGSYQRSYPRPSKFLAGKFYPGIDIDYLYKFETQLDTLARILDSDELAKERLKKSVQFLSRGHMAAKADFVYGAQQRSTFWYLNTAPQWQSFNGGNWNFLEISVRRFAASRRLDLDVYTGVHGQMTMEDIRGKQQPVYLHAEGTVMSVPKFYWKVIYDPLSKRDISEGIKWLDWRPRNITSGISYACSVADLRKAVPVVPLLDVIGILM; translated from the exons ATGTTGGCGATCATTCCGTTTCTTGCCTGTTACGTCACTTGGACAGTTGCAAACTCGGTTAGCGCTg ATTTTGATTGTACGATCTCCGTACAGTACAAAGTTGGCGATCTTATGGAGCCTCAACCGTTGCTCCTAAAACGTGACGGTAAGCGTGCAACCATCTGGTATCCGGATAACGATAATGGAACATTGAAGATATTGGCGGGTGACTCTATTTATCTAGCATGCCCAGGCAAAGATAATTATCTCAAAAACAGAAGTTGGGGCAACGAGGTCAAAGCAGTTTGCGTAGAAGGTAAGGTGTTTGACGTGAATGGCGTTCACCAGTATTTCTCATCCCTAGTTTGCAAATATCACGCCGAGCACCATGCTAAGTATACGGACTCGCCACCTTGTCTCGGCAGACACAGCCCCATCGAAGTTGGTTTCAACGTGAGCGGTACCTTCATCCGCACTATTGAATTATGCCGCGACGAGAAGACATATAGAACGTACTACACGAAGTTCAAGATGACGAAAATGATTGGAAGTTATCAAAGAAGTTATCCTAG ACCTTCCAAATTTCTAGCAGGAAAATTTTATCCTGGAATAGATATAGACTATTTGTACAAATTCGAAACTCAGTTAGACACGCTTGCCAGAATTCTAGATTCGGACGAGTTGGCTAAAGAACGATTGAAGAAGTCGGTGCAGTTTCTCTCTCGCGGTCATATGGCGGCTAAAGCGGATTTCGTCTACGGCGCCCAGCAAAGATCAACTTTTTGGTACTTAAATACCGCGCCTCAATGGCAAAGCTTTAATGGTGGTAATTGGAATTTTCTGGAGATCAGCGTCAGACGCTTCGCTGCCAGTCGCCGTTTGGACCTCGATGTTTACACGGGAGTGCACGGTCAGATGACGATGGAGGACATTCGTGGCAAACAGCAGCCCGTATATCTGCACGCCGAGGGCACAGTCATGTCCGTGCCCAAGTTCTATTGGAAAGTCATCTACGATCCATTGAGCAAGCGGG ATATCAGCGAAGGGATCAAGTGGTTGGACTGGAGACCGCGCAATATCACGTCTGGCATCTCTTACGCCTGCAGCGTTGCTGATCTGCGAAAGGCAGTGCCTGTTGTGCCGCTGCTCGACGTGATCGGTATTCTAATGTGA
- the LOC105193882 gene encoding uncharacterized protein LOC105193882 isoform X1 gives MLAIIPFLACYVTWTVANSVSADFDCTISVQYKVGDLMEPQPLLLKRDGKRATIWYPDNDNGTLKILAGDSIYLACPGKDNYLKNRSWGNEVKAVCVEGKVFDVNGVHQYFSSLVCKYHAEHHAKYTDSPPCLGRHSPIEVGFNVSGTFIRTIELCRDEKTYRTYYTKFKMTKMIGSYQRSYPRPSKFLAGKFYPGIDIDYLYKFETQLDTLARILDSDELAKERLKKSVQFLSRGHMAAKADFVYGAQQRSTFWYLNTAPQWQSFNGGNWNFLEISVRRFAASRRLDLDVYTGVHGQMTMEDIRGKQQPVYLHAEGTVMSVPKFYWKVIYDPLSKRGTAFVGLNDPFIRLVTDDVFLCTDISEGIKWLDWRPRNITSGISYACSVADLRKAVPVVPLLDVIGILM, from the exons ATGTTGGCGATCATTCCGTTTCTTGCCTGTTACGTCACTTGGACAGTTGCAAACTCGGTTAGCGCTg ATTTTGATTGTACGATCTCCGTACAGTACAAAGTTGGCGATCTTATGGAGCCTCAACCGTTGCTCCTAAAACGTGACGGTAAGCGTGCAACCATCTGGTATCCGGATAACGATAATGGAACATTGAAGATATTGGCGGGTGACTCTATTTATCTAGCATGCCCAGGCAAAGATAATTATCTCAAAAACAGAAGTTGGGGCAACGAGGTCAAAGCAGTTTGCGTAGAAGGTAAGGTGTTTGACGTGAATGGCGTTCACCAGTATTTCTCATCCCTAGTTTGCAAATATCACGCCGAGCACCATGCTAAGTATACGGACTCGCCACCTTGTCTCGGCAGACACAGCCCCATCGAAGTTGGTTTCAACGTGAGCGGTACCTTCATCCGCACTATTGAATTATGCCGCGACGAGAAGACATATAGAACGTACTACACGAAGTTCAAGATGACGAAAATGATTGGAAGTTATCAAAGAAGTTATCCTAG ACCTTCCAAATTTCTAGCAGGAAAATTTTATCCTGGAATAGATATAGACTATTTGTACAAATTCGAAACTCAGTTAGACACGCTTGCCAGAATTCTAGATTCGGACGAGTTGGCTAAAGAACGATTGAAGAAGTCGGTGCAGTTTCTCTCTCGCGGTCATATGGCGGCTAAAGCGGATTTCGTCTACGGCGCCCAGCAAAGATCAACTTTTTGGTACTTAAATACCGCGCCTCAATGGCAAAGCTTTAATGGTGGTAATTGGAATTTTCTGGAGATCAGCGTCAGACGCTTCGCTGCCAGTCGCCGTTTGGACCTCGATGTTTACACGGGAGTGCACGGTCAGATGACGATGGAGGACATTCGTGGCAAACAGCAGCCCGTATATCTGCACGCCGAGGGCACAGTCATGTCCGTGCCCAAGTTCTATTGGAAAGTCATCTACGATCCATTGAGCAAGCGGGGTACGGCGTTTGTGGGTCTCAACGATCCATTCATCAGATTGGTCACAGACGACGTATTTCTCTGCACAGATATCAGCGAAGGGATCAAGTGGTTGGACTGGAGACCGCGCAATATCACGTCTGGCATCTCTTACGCCTGCAGCGTTGCTGATCTGCGAAAGGCAGTGCCTGTTGTGCCGCTGCTCGACGTGATCGGTATTCTAATGTGA